One Sediminibacillus dalangtanensis genomic region harbors:
- a CDS encoding TetR/AcrR family transcriptional regulator, whose protein sequence is MKERIIKQVVEEIQQSGMRFTVDDITNQLGISKKTIYEHFSSKEEIIETIVDNILEETDQKTNQLMADDSISFIDKIKQLMQVLPEYHQIYDRPILDEMKRYYPDQWVKMEDALEEDWDDLQKLIEQGIETGEIVSNYSIPVIMKVLIEAINTTLDQHFFNKNNITVAEALSQIVDILLYGLVPENKR, encoded by the coding sequence GTGAAAGAAAGAATTATCAAGCAGGTTGTCGAGGAAATACAGCAAAGCGGGATGCGTTTCACGGTAGATGATATTACCAACCAACTAGGGATTAGTAAAAAAACGATTTATGAGCATTTTTCCTCGAAGGAAGAAATAATTGAAACCATCGTAGATAATATTTTAGAAGAGACAGATCAGAAGACGAATCAATTGATGGCTGATGATTCTATTTCATTCATCGACAAAATCAAGCAATTGATGCAAGTGCTGCCGGAATATCACCAAATCTATGATCGCCCGATACTGGATGAAATGAAACGGTATTATCCCGATCAATGGGTGAAGATGGAAGATGCACTGGAAGAAGACTGGGATGATTTGCAGAAATTGATCGAGCAGGGCATCGAAACGGGTGAAATTGTTTCCAACTACTCGATTCCTGTTATCATGAAGGTGCTGATCGAGGCAATCAATACGACGTTAGACCAGCACTTTTTCAATAAAAACAACATAACCGTAGCAGAAGCTTTGTCCCAAATTGTCGATATCCTGTTATATGGATTGGTACCAGAGAATAAAAGATAA
- a CDS encoding DMT family transporter, with the protein MAYLLLAGAIISEIVGSSMLKMSAGFTKLIPGVMAIMSYGASFYFLALALKELPMGLTYALWAGIGTVMTVMIGIVFWKEQFSIQTLVGVTAIVIGVVVLNMPQGA; encoded by the coding sequence ATGGCATATTTACTATTGGCAGGAGCCATTATCAGTGAGATCGTCGGAAGCTCGATGTTGAAGATGTCTGCAGGGTTTACAAAGCTGATTCCGGGTGTAATGGCGATCATGAGTTATGGTGCATCCTTTTATTTTCTGGCATTGGCGTTGAAAGAACTGCCAATGGGGCTTACTTATGCTTTGTGGGCCGGCATCGGCACCGTGATGACCGTGATGATTGGCATTGTATTTTGGAAAGAGCAATTTTCTATTCAAACGCTGGTTGGAGTGACGGCTATTGTAATTGGTGTCGTGGTCCTGAATATGCCACAAGGGGCCTGA
- the proS gene encoding proline--tRNA ligase, whose protein sequence is MAKKNKQFVEKVTAMEDDFAQWYTDVVKQADLVDYGPVRGSMIIRPEGYAIWENIRDILDAKIKETGHENMYFPLFIPESMLQKEKDHIEGFAPEVAWVTHGGDEELQERLVVRPTSEVLFAEHYAKIIHSYRDLPKLYNQWSNVVRWEKTTRPFLRSLEFLWQEGHTCHASEEDAAKETRQMLDVYASVFEDYMAIPVLKGKKTEKEKFAGAAYTLTIESLMHDGKALQAGTSHHLGTGFAEAFDIRFTDEAGELQPVHQTSWGFTTRSIGAMIMVHGDNRGLVVPPKIAAKQVMIVPVAQHKEGVLDKAYQLKEQLGNIARVDIDASDKMPGWKFNEYEMKGVPIRLEIGPKDIEKGQAVLVRRDTGEKLFTPIGELEKAIPELLEDIQRNLFEKAKKHREEKTSVATNMEEFKQNLEQNPGFIKAMWCGDQQCEDQIKDETTATSRCIPFEQEKVADTCVCCQKPAKELVYWAKAY, encoded by the coding sequence ATGGCCAAAAAGAACAAGCAATTTGTAGAAAAAGTCACCGCAATGGAAGACGATTTTGCCCAATGGTACACGGACGTCGTAAAGCAGGCTGACTTGGTCGATTACGGTCCTGTACGAGGATCGATGATCATCAGACCTGAAGGATACGCAATTTGGGAAAACATCCGGGACATTCTCGATGCAAAAATAAAAGAAACCGGGCATGAAAATATGTATTTTCCACTGTTCATCCCGGAAAGTATGCTGCAAAAAGAAAAAGACCATATCGAGGGATTTGCTCCGGAGGTTGCCTGGGTAACACACGGCGGTGATGAAGAGCTACAAGAGCGACTGGTTGTCCGTCCGACCTCCGAGGTGCTTTTTGCTGAGCATTATGCAAAAATCATTCACTCCTACCGCGATTTACCAAAGCTGTACAATCAATGGAGTAACGTTGTGCGCTGGGAAAAAACGACCAGGCCGTTTCTTCGCTCCCTTGAATTCCTGTGGCAGGAAGGACATACTTGTCATGCGTCTGAAGAAGATGCGGCGAAGGAAACACGGCAAATGCTCGATGTGTATGCGAGTGTTTTCGAGGATTACATGGCGATTCCTGTTCTAAAAGGAAAGAAAACAGAGAAAGAAAAGTTTGCTGGGGCAGCTTATACGTTGACGATTGAAAGCTTGATGCATGATGGGAAAGCACTGCAGGCGGGAACATCCCACCATTTGGGGACCGGTTTTGCAGAAGCGTTCGATATCCGCTTTACCGATGAAGCGGGTGAATTGCAGCCTGTTCATCAAACATCCTGGGGGTTCACGACTAGATCGATCGGAGCCATGATCATGGTTCACGGGGATAACCGCGGCCTGGTAGTCCCGCCGAAAATCGCCGCTAAGCAAGTGATGATTGTACCAGTCGCCCAACATAAAGAAGGGGTGCTCGACAAGGCGTATCAGTTGAAAGAACAGCTTGGCAACATCGCCCGGGTCGACATCGATGCCAGTGATAAGATGCCTGGTTGGAAATTCAATGAGTATGAGATGAAAGGTGTTCCGATCCGGTTGGAAATCGGACCGAAGGATATCGAAAAAGGGCAAGCTGTATTGGTCCGCAGAGATACCGGTGAGAAATTGTTTACACCGATCGGTGAACTGGAAAAGGCCATCCCGGAATTGTTGGAGGATATCCAGCGGAACTTGTTTGAAAAGGCCAAGAAGCATCGCGAAGAGAAAACCAGTGTTGCGACAAACATGGAGGAGTTCAAACAGAATTTGGAGCAAAATCCCGGGTTTATTAAAGCAATGTGGTGCGGAGATCAGCAATGCGAGGATCAAATAAAAGATGAAACCACCGCAACTTCCCGCTGTATCCCGTTTGAACAGGAAAAAGTCGCGGACACCTGTGTCTGCTGCCAAAAACCAGCAAAAGAGCTGGTCTACTGGGCTAAAGCATATTAA
- a CDS encoding glutathione peroxidase, which yields MNIYDFSATSISGEELPLQKYKGKAMLIVNTASKCGFTPQYQGLQQLYDKFQDDGLVVLGFPSNQFMNQEPGSEETIQTFCEVNYGVTFPLFSKIDVKGKNAHPLFAYLSKQAPGILSGQIKWNFTKFLVDKDGHVVKRYAPSTKPESIETDIQQLLSS from the coding sequence ATGAACATATACGATTTTTCTGCCACTTCGATTTCAGGCGAAGAATTACCGCTTCAAAAGTATAAAGGAAAGGCGATGTTGATCGTCAATACGGCCAGCAAATGTGGATTTACACCTCAGTATCAAGGCTTGCAACAGTTGTATGATAAATTCCAGGATGATGGTTTAGTCGTGCTGGGCTTTCCCAGCAATCAGTTTATGAATCAGGAGCCAGGTTCAGAGGAAACAATCCAAACCTTCTGCGAAGTAAATTATGGGGTAACCTTTCCATTGTTCAGCAAAATCGACGTCAAAGGAAAAAACGCCCATCCACTTTTTGCTTATTTAAGTAAGCAAGCTCCTGGCATCCTTTCCGGACAAATCAAGTGGAACTTCACTAAGTTTTTAGTCGATAAGGACGGACATGTCGTTAAACGATACGCCCCGTCGACCAAACCAGAGAGTATAGAAACGGACATCCAACAGCTTCTTTCTTCCTAA
- the trhO gene encoding oxygen-dependent tRNA uridine(34) hydroxylase TrhO, with translation MENQEKYQVLLYYNYVPIDDPETYAAEHLKYCKELGLKGRILVAEEGINGTVSGTVEQTNKYMDDMHADPRFAEMVFKVDESDGHAFKKMHVRQRPELVTLRLEDDVDPNETTGQYLSPQEFYEAMRDENTVVLDARNDYEYDLGHFRGAIRPDIETFRELPEWVKENKDKLEGKKVLTYCTGGIRCEKFSGWLVKEGFEDVGQLHGGIVSYGKDPEVQGELWDGQLYVFDERISVPVNRKEHVVVGKDFFDGKPCERYVNCANPECNRQFLCSEENEHKYMRGCTHECRVSPRNMYVEEHNLSEEEIQARLERIEREDGVAHQ, from the coding sequence ATGGAAAACCAAGAAAAGTATCAAGTATTATTGTATTATAACTATGTTCCAATCGATGATCCGGAGACCTATGCAGCCGAGCATCTCAAGTATTGTAAAGAACTCGGCTTGAAAGGTCGCATTCTGGTTGCCGAAGAAGGTATCAACGGCACGGTCTCTGGAACAGTGGAACAAACCAATAAATATATGGACGACATGCACGCTGATCCTCGTTTTGCCGAAATGGTCTTCAAAGTAGATGAATCTGACGGCCATGCGTTCAAAAAAATGCATGTACGTCAGCGTCCCGAGCTTGTTACACTCCGTCTCGAGGATGACGTTGACCCGAATGAAACAACCGGCCAATATTTAAGTCCCCAAGAATTTTATGAAGCCATGCGGGATGAAAATACGGTTGTTTTAGATGCACGGAATGATTATGAGTATGACCTTGGCCACTTCCGCGGTGCCATCCGTCCTGATATTGAAACATTCCGGGAATTACCTGAATGGGTGAAAGAAAATAAAGACAAATTAGAAGGCAAAAAAGTCCTTACCTACTGTACCGGCGGTATCCGCTGCGAGAAATTTTCTGGATGGCTGGTAAAGGAAGGATTTGAAGATGTCGGCCAATTACATGGCGGAATCGTTAGCTATGGAAAAGATCCGGAAGTACAAGGCGAGCTGTGGGACGGACAGCTTTACGTGTTTGATGAACGGATTTCCGTACCGGTCAACCGTAAAGAACATGTAGTAGTAGGAAAAGACTTCTTTGATGGGAAGCCTTGTGAACGCTATGTAAACTGTGCAAACCCTGAATGTAACCGCCAATTCCTTTGCTCAGAAGAGAATGAGCATAAGTACATGCGCGGATGTACGCATGAATGCCGTGTATCACCACGCAACATGTATGTGGAAGAGCACAATTTATCTGAGGAAGAAATCCAAGCAAGACTGGAAAGAATCGAACGTGAAGATGGAGTAGCCCATCAATAA
- a CDS encoding cold shock domain-containing protein — protein MTGKVKWFNADKGFGFIEREDGDDVFVHFSAIQTEGFKTLDEGQEVEFDIVEGDRGPQASNVQPL, from the coding sequence ATGACAGGGAAAGTCAAATGGTTTAATGCCGATAAAGGGTTTGGGTTCATTGAAAGAGAAGATGGCGACGATGTATTCGTACACTTCTCGGCTATCCAGACTGAAGGTTTTAAAACGCTTGATGAAGGCCAGGAAGTCGAATTCGACATTGTCGAAGGCGATCGCGGTCCGCAGGCGTCCAATGTTCAACCTTTATAA
- a CDS encoding class I SAM-dependent methyltransferase: MDDKTFDWHQEAGKQWDERASFWNQNSKSMWDTGSRKEIIPFLNHYLHPGATVLDVGCGDGYGSYKLSQAGYKVTGMDLSEEMIEKAKRLAGEFITFRREDIIHLSFADESFDAIMGINVLEWTEHPLKALKELDRVLKPEGSVCIGLLGPTAGPRNNSFPRLYGEKVICNTMMPWELKRLVEEEIGWETIGGKAVSKKDVTEKEMAALPEELQQAVSFMWLFLFQKE, encoded by the coding sequence GTGGATGACAAAACGTTTGACTGGCATCAAGAGGCAGGGAAGCAGTGGGATGAAAGGGCATCATTTTGGAATCAAAACAGCAAAAGTATGTGGGATACCGGCAGCAGAAAAGAGATTATCCCGTTTCTGAATCACTATTTGCATCCAGGTGCTACCGTGTTGGACGTTGGCTGCGGAGATGGTTATGGTTCTTATAAGCTGAGCCAGGCAGGCTATAAAGTGACAGGTATGGACCTTTCAGAAGAAATGATCGAGAAGGCAAAGCGCTTGGCCGGAGAATTCATCACTTTCCGAAGGGAAGATATCATTCATCTCTCGTTTGCGGACGAAAGTTTTGATGCCATCATGGGAATCAACGTTTTGGAATGGACAGAGCATCCACTGAAGGCCCTAAAGGAGTTGGACCGGGTTTTGAAGCCGGAAGGAAGCGTGTGTATCGGCCTATTGGGACCGACAGCAGGGCCGCGGAACAACAGTTTTCCAAGGCTATACGGTGAAAAGGTGATCTGTAACACGATGATGCCTTGGGAGTTAAAAAGGCTGGTTGAAGAGGAGATCGGCTGGGAGACGATCGGTGGAAAAGCTGTCTCCAAAAAGGATGTAACGGAAAAAGAGATGGCTGCTTTACCGGAAGAATTGCAACAGGCAGTGAGCTTTATGTGGCTGTTTTTGTTTCAAAAAGAGTGA
- a CDS encoding NAD(P)-dependent oxidoreductase, with amino-acid sequence MMALAKDTVIGFIGTGVMGKSMAANLMEAGFPLNVYTRTKTKAEELLEAGAVWKESAADLAAESDVIITIVGYPSDVEEVYFGDSGILAHAKAGSFVIDMTTSKPKLAERIYKEAAKKEIESVDAPVSGGDVGAKNGTLAIMAGGSEAAYQELKPIFDVLGSNVVHQGPAGSGQHTKMSNQITIASNMIGVCEAITYAEKAGLDPERVLSSISTGAAGSWSLSNLAPRMIAGDYDPGFYVKHFIKDMKIALESAKEMELLTPGLELSLSLYQRLAESGGEDHGTHALIKLFRG; translated from the coding sequence ATGATGGCCTTAGCAAAAGATACAGTCATTGGCTTTATCGGTACAGGTGTGATGGGAAAAAGTATGGCTGCCAACCTGATGGAAGCCGGATTCCCTTTGAATGTATATACGCGAACCAAAACAAAAGCAGAGGAACTCTTGGAAGCTGGAGCTGTCTGGAAGGAAAGCGCAGCTGATCTTGCAGCAGAATCAGATGTGATTATTACTATCGTCGGTTACCCCTCTGATGTAGAAGAAGTATACTTCGGTGACAGCGGTATCCTGGCTCACGCCAAGGCCGGCAGCTTCGTCATCGATATGACCACTTCCAAGCCCAAGCTTGCTGAAAGAATTTATAAAGAAGCGGCGAAAAAAGAAATCGAATCTGTCGATGCACCAGTTTCGGGTGGGGACGTCGGGGCAAAAAACGGAACACTCGCCATCATGGCCGGCGGGTCTGAAGCTGCTTATCAGGAGCTAAAGCCGATTTTCGACGTACTTGGCAGCAATGTTGTCCATCAGGGTCCAGCCGGATCAGGCCAGCACACAAAAATGAGCAACCAAATCACCATTGCTTCCAATATGATCGGGGTTTGTGAAGCGATCACCTATGCAGAGAAGGCTGGCCTGGATCCAGAACGAGTATTAAGCAGCATCTCTACCGGGGCTGCAGGAAGCTGGTCGTTAAGCAACCTTGCTCCCAGGATGATTGCCGGTGATTACGATCCGGGATTTTATGTCAAACACTTTATTAAAGATATGAAGATTGCCTTGGAATCTGCAAAGGAAATGGAGCTTCTCACCCCAGGATTGGAGCTGTCCCTGTCGCTGTATCAAAGGTTGGCTGAGTCTGGAGGCGAAGATCACGGAACACATGCGTTGATCAAATTGTTCAGAGGTTAA
- a CDS encoding ribonucleoside-diphosphate reductase subunit alpha, with translation MIETEVKRSDWKREIPKILTGRFPDLDIQALVEHGDKVLEQKPWLPDDEWIHQLILEALANLDENAPDWTYAAAALYLQQLYQEAAENRGYDPGRKYGPFGQVIRHLTDIGIYDRFLLDTYSEQEIQELEQAIDPDKDNMFTYIGLRTLADRYIAKDYQGKVYELPQERFMIICMTLMKNEPAEKRIELIKEAYWALSNLYMTVATPTLSNAGKSYGQLSSCFIDTVDDSLQGIFDSNTDIANLSKNGGGIGVYLGKIRSRGSAIKGFSGASSGVLPWMKQLNNTAVSVDQLGQRKGAICVYLDIWHKDISSFLDAKLNNGDERLRTHDLFTGVCLPDLFMEQVEARENWYLFDPHEVRTVMGYSLEDYFDESKGDGSFREKYWECVQHPDLSKQEIPAIDLMKRILKSQLETGGPFMFYRDEVNRHNPNSHLGMIYSSNLCTEITQNQSPTVVEEQQTVDGKIVVNKQPGDFVVCNLSSIHLGRAVTEGVLERLVPIQVRMLDNVIDLNTIPVLQAQLTNQKYRAVGLGTFGWHHLLALKGIRWESEEAVAYADKLYEKIAFLTIRSSMELAKEKGACAAFEGSDWQTGKYFEKKGYTTETDSDYAWSDLQEQVQEFGIRNSYLMAVAPNSSTSLIAGSTASIDPIFQKFYAEEKKDYKIPVTAPDLNADTTWYYKSAYFIDQHWSIKQNAARQKHIDQSVSFNIYVPNTIQAKELLSLHLDAWESGLKTTYYLRSTSSELIDCESCSS, from the coding sequence ATGATCGAAACAGAAGTTAAACGAAGTGATTGGAAGAGAGAAATACCGAAGATTCTGACCGGTCGTTTTCCGGATTTGGATATTCAAGCATTAGTTGAACACGGTGACAAAGTATTGGAGCAAAAACCATGGCTCCCCGATGATGAATGGATCCACCAGTTGATTTTGGAGGCGCTGGCCAACCTGGACGAAAATGCACCGGATTGGACCTATGCAGCAGCAGCTTTATACTTACAGCAGCTGTATCAGGAAGCAGCCGAGAACAGGGGATACGATCCAGGCAGGAAATACGGTCCGTTTGGGCAAGTCATCCGTCATCTGACGGACATCGGCATCTATGACCGCTTCTTACTTGATACTTATAGTGAACAGGAAATACAGGAACTGGAACAGGCGATCGATCCAGACAAAGACAACATGTTCACATACATCGGTCTCCGGACATTGGCAGACCGTTATATTGCCAAGGATTACCAAGGCAAGGTTTATGAGCTGCCACAGGAACGATTCATGATCATTTGTATGACGTTGATGAAAAATGAGCCTGCAGAAAAACGGATAGAGTTGATTAAAGAAGCATATTGGGCATTGAGTAACCTGTACATGACGGTGGCTACACCGACGCTTTCCAACGCAGGAAAAAGCTATGGTCAGTTATCCAGCTGCTTTATCGATACAGTAGACGACAGTCTGCAGGGGATTTTCGACAGTAATACCGATATCGCCAACCTGTCTAAGAACGGCGGCGGAATCGGCGTTTATTTGGGAAAAATCCGCAGCCGCGGCAGTGCGATTAAAGGGTTCAGTGGAGCATCATCCGGTGTTTTGCCATGGATGAAACAGTTGAACAACACAGCGGTCAGTGTCGATCAGCTTGGCCAGCGCAAAGGAGCAATCTGTGTCTATCTGGATATTTGGCATAAAGATATATCTTCTTTTCTGGATGCGAAACTGAACAATGGGGATGAGCGGCTTCGGACACACGATTTGTTCACAGGAGTATGTCTTCCGGATCTTTTCATGGAGCAGGTAGAAGCTAGAGAGAACTGGTACTTGTTCGATCCTCATGAGGTCCGGACAGTAATGGGGTATTCGCTTGAAGATTATTTTGACGAGTCAAAGGGCGATGGAAGCTTCCGGGAAAAATATTGGGAATGTGTTCAACACCCAGATCTTAGTAAACAAGAAATCCCTGCAATTGACCTGATGAAACGGATTCTGAAAAGCCAGCTCGAAACCGGTGGTCCTTTCATGTTTTATCGGGATGAAGTGAATCGGCATAATCCGAACAGCCATCTCGGCATGATTTATTCGAGCAATCTTTGCACGGAAATCACGCAAAACCAAAGCCCGACTGTAGTAGAAGAACAGCAGACCGTCGACGGGAAAATAGTCGTGAATAAGCAACCTGGTGACTTTGTTGTCTGCAACTTGTCCTCCATCCATTTGGGCAGGGCAGTGACAGAAGGCGTTCTGGAACGATTGGTTCCTATCCAGGTGAGGATGCTCGATAACGTAATCGATTTGAACACGATTCCGGTATTACAAGCACAGCTCACCAATCAAAAATACCGGGCAGTCGGTCTTGGTACGTTTGGATGGCACCATCTTCTGGCGTTGAAAGGAATCCGTTGGGAAAGCGAGGAAGCAGTAGCCTATGCGGACAAGCTGTACGAAAAAATCGCTTTTCTGACAATCCGGTCCAGCATGGAACTGGCTAAAGAGAAAGGTGCTTGTGCCGCATTTGAAGGTTCAGACTGGCAAACAGGCAAATACTTTGAAAAGAAGGGCTATACAACTGAAACAGATTCAGACTATGCTTGGTCCGATTTGCAGGAACAGGTGCAGGAATTCGGAATCCGGAACAGCTATTTAATGGCAGTTGCGCCGAATTCCTCGACATCTTTGATCGCGGGGAGCACCGCCAGTATTGATCCGATTTTCCAAAAGTTTTATGCCGAGGAGAAAAAGGATTACAAAATTCCTGTGACCGCTCCGGATTTGAACGCGGATACCACCTGGTATTATAAATCGGCTTATTTTATCGATCAGCACTGGAGTATCAAACAGAACGCAGCCAGACAGAAGCATATCGACCAAAGTGTATCCTTCAACATCTACGTACCTAACACCATCCAGGCCAAAGAATTGCTGAGCCTTCACCTGGATGCTTGGGAATCAGGGCTTAAAACTACCTATTATTTACGGTCGACCTCATCCGAACTGATCGACTGTGAATCATGTTCCAGCTAA
- a CDS encoding ribonucleotide-diphosphate reductase subunit beta, whose translation MVVSLNKRNIMDKTAPNNSTSIINGKSSNILNWDDVRFAWAYPKYKKMLSNFWTPFEINMSQDMRQFPGLSDDERDAFLKIIGLLALLDSIQTDYAGKVADYLTDSSLNALMIILAQQEVIHNHSYSYVLSSLVSKQEQDEVFEFWRTEPILEKRNDFITDGYRAFAEEPTVDNLLKSVVFDVILEGLFFYSGFAFFYHLARNQKMVATSTMINYINRDEQLHVDLFVRIFKEVLTEHPEYHTKELETFVQDTFKQAVHLETEWARHIIGNKIDGILLQDVEDYIKFYANTRCKQLGYEKPYPEITKNPLRWIKAYEEVDLGKSDFFEQKSRQYTKVNYTDNGFDDL comes from the coding sequence ATGGTTGTATCATTGAATAAACGGAATATCATGGACAAGACGGCACCGAACAATTCTACAAGTATTATCAACGGAAAAAGCTCTAATATACTCAATTGGGATGATGTCCGCTTCGCCTGGGCATATCCCAAATATAAAAAAATGCTTTCGAACTTTTGGACGCCTTTTGAAATCAACATGTCGCAGGATATGCGGCAGTTTCCAGGGTTATCTGACGATGAAAGGGACGCCTTTTTGAAAATCATCGGGTTACTGGCTTTGCTCGATAGCATCCAAACGGATTACGCCGGGAAGGTTGCTGATTATTTAACGGATTCGAGTCTGAATGCGCTCATGATCATTCTCGCCCAGCAGGAAGTCATTCATAACCACTCTTATTCCTATGTCTTATCCAGTCTTGTATCCAAGCAAGAGCAGGATGAAGTCTTCGAATTTTGGCGGACGGAACCCATTTTGGAAAAGCGTAACGATTTCATCACAGACGGTTATCGAGCATTTGCAGAAGAACCGACGGTAGATAACTTGTTGAAATCCGTTGTTTTCGATGTAATTCTGGAGGGACTATTCTTTTATTCAGGGTTCGCCTTTTTCTATCATTTGGCAAGGAATCAAAAGATGGTCGCCACCTCTACGATGATTAATTATATCAACCGTGATGAACAGCTGCATGTCGATTTGTTTGTACGAATATTCAAAGAAGTGTTAACGGAGCATCCGGAATATCATACAAAAGAACTGGAAACCTTTGTACAAGATACCTTTAAGCAAGCGGTGCACCTGGAGACAGAATGGGCTCGCCACATAATCGGCAACAAAATCGATGGTATTCTGTTGCAGGACGTGGAGGATTATATTAAATTTTATGCCAATACACGTTGTAAACAACTTGGCTACGAAAAACCGTATCCGGAAATCACCAAAAATCCGCTGCGCTGGATTAAAGCATACGAAGAAGTGGATTTGGGCAAGTCCGATTTCTTTGAACAGAAGTCCCGACAGTACACCAAAGTAAATTACACCGATAATGGTTTTGACGATTTGTAA
- a CDS encoding GNAT family N-acetyltransferase: protein MDWIRKSFGELDTKELYTIIQTRIDVFVVEQQCPYRELDGHDYRAIHLFCKDGEKIVAYARLLPKGTVYEQASIGRVLVHKQYRGQGFARELLQKAISHITEQWQETMIKIQGQEYLRNFYASFGFQEISDVYLDDDIPHVDMLLTTFPKELDSPMGDSPR from the coding sequence ATGGACTGGATTCGCAAGTCATTTGGTGAGTTGGATACAAAAGAACTATATACCATCATTCAAACAAGAATCGATGTTTTTGTCGTTGAACAGCAATGTCCGTATCGTGAGCTCGATGGACATGACTATCGTGCTATTCATTTATTCTGCAAGGATGGAGAAAAGATTGTAGCATACGCACGCTTGCTTCCGAAAGGAACAGTATATGAACAAGCGTCCATCGGAAGGGTGCTGGTACATAAGCAATACCGCGGACAAGGCTTTGCCAGAGAGCTCTTACAAAAAGCAATTTCCCATATAACCGAACAGTGGCAGGAAACAATGATAAAAATCCAGGGTCAGGAATACCTGCGGAACTTTTACGCCTCCTTTGGCTTCCAAGAGATATCCGATGTCTATCTTGACGACGATATCCCTCATGTCGACATGTTGCTCACTACTTTTCCAAAGGAACTTGATAGCCCGATGGGTGACAGTCCCCGGTGA
- a CDS encoding TraR/DksA C4-type zinc finger protein translates to MLTQQQLQKCEKMLTERKRHLADHLEDHYGTQYELIKESMGELSNYDNHPGDHGSELFEREKDIALNDHAEQEMKDINHALTAIQNGQYGVCEVCGKDIPFERLEAMPTTTRCLKHAEDDISNDRPAEEDVFHPSVNEMETEVEEEESTIFDAEDSWQRVAKYGSSESPSDFYDTEKDYEDMFFNSDELVSGTEEIENFLTADIDGKFSGVNPAHEKYEDYLDENEVNSILYD, encoded by the coding sequence GTGCTAACGCAACAACAGCTGCAAAAGTGTGAAAAGATGTTAACAGAACGCAAGCGTCACCTGGCCGACCATCTTGAGGACCATTATGGAACGCAGTATGAATTGATCAAGGAATCAATGGGAGAGTTATCGAATTATGATAACCATCCCGGCGACCATGGATCAGAGCTTTTTGAACGGGAAAAGGATATAGCCTTGAATGATCATGCAGAACAGGAAATGAAAGATATCAACCATGCCTTGACCGCGATACAAAATGGGCAGTATGGTGTATGTGAAGTGTGCGGCAAAGACATTCCGTTTGAACGGCTGGAAGCGATGCCGACCACCACAAGGTGTCTGAAACATGCCGAAGACGACATTTCCAACGACCGGCCGGCAGAAGAAGATGTCTTCCATCCGAGTGTCAACGAAATGGAGACAGAAGTGGAGGAAGAAGAATCCACCATTTTTGATGCGGAGGATTCCTGGCAGCGCGTTGCAAAATATGGTTCATCCGAAAGTCCGTCCGACTTTTATGACACGGAAAAGGATTATGAGGATATGTTTTTCAATTCCGATGAATTAGTAAGTGGAACGGAAGAAATCGAAAACTTTTTGACAGCCGATATCGATGGGAAATTCAGCGGTGTAAACCCCGCACACGAAAAATACGAAGACTACCTTGACGAAAACGAAGTAAACTCCATCCTTTATGATTAG
- a CDS encoding GNAT family N-acetyltransferase, translating to MTVHYAIHEKILREELADVFASSGIKRPYEDLARMEKMIEQADLLVTARDNGKLIGIARALTDYCYCCYLSDLAVDKQYQHQGIGSQLISRVQKEIGEETALILLSAPSAMGYYPKAGFQKADNAFLIPRKK from the coding sequence ATGACAGTTCACTATGCTATCCATGAGAAGATTTTGCGCGAGGAACTGGCAGACGTGTTTGCCTCATCCGGCATAAAGCGGCCTTATGAAGATCTGGCCCGGATGGAAAAAATGATTGAACAAGCAGATTTACTGGTTACAGCACGAGATAACGGTAAGCTGATTGGCATAGCCAGAGCATTGACTGACTATTGCTATTGCTGTTACTTGTCGGATTTGGCAGTCGACAAACAGTACCAGCATCAAGGCATTGGAAGTCAGTTGATTTCCCGCGTTCAAAAGGAAATCGGTGAAGAAACAGCTTTGATTCTCCTTTCCGCGCCTTCAGCAATGGGATACTATCCGAAAGCAGGCTTTCAAAAAGCAGACAACGCTTTTCTCATTCCACGGAAAAAATAA